The sequence below is a genomic window from Phyllostomus discolor isolate MPI-MPIP mPhyDis1 chromosome 11, mPhyDis1.pri.v3, whole genome shotgun sequence.
TAATAGTAAGTTTGCATTGAGATGTCCCTGAATATGTAAATGATTGGTTAGTCAAATTGGATACATCTATACAATAGAATGTTCTGCCACcatgaaaaaggaatgaagaagctCTGTGGGCATGGAAAGATTATCTTCAAGATACCTggttaagtggaaaaaaaaaaaaaaagatccagaactgtgttttgttctgtttggcTTTAAAGAATATGTAGAAACACAGAGACATGCCCATTAGCATTCAGACtgcctctgaaaaaaaaaaaaaaaaaaaaaaaaaaagacacattttaatcAGTTGTAACCTTGGGATATTTATTTGTGTAGTATTGTATATCTTTTAAACTTTGTGTAGTAACTTgcattgcatttttaacaagtacATTATTACCTTTTGAAGACTCTATTTGTATCTCTCTGCCGGGCCCACATTTGTAATGCAGTGCTCTCATTTGAGAAGCCCCTTACACACAAGCCCTTCGGTTTCAATTTAGAGCCCAGGCTAGTTCCAAAGCAAAGGTAGGTGTGAGCCAATTTTGTGCATTTCCTGACCTGGCTCTAACCCCCTCGCCAGCTTAGCAGGCCCCTTCACCTGCTCAACCCTCGGCACCCCGGGCATAGAGAGCAGGTAGATGGGCTGAGTTGGGATGATGCGTGTCCTGAACAAGATGGCTGAGGTGAGGTATGGGAAATATTTCTCTTGGAAATATAATGATGACTTCACGCCATTTGTCTAACTTTTTCTATTTGGTGTTAAAGTTTGATATCTGAGAATTGGCATCATGAAACTGGAGAAATTACATGGAAATCGAGTTTCATGATTAGAAGATATTTTCATGGGCGTGACTCCTCCCCCGAGGTTTGGCTCGGATACCCACAGTAAccttgtctccttttctccctgcAGAATGCACGAGAGTGTTTCAAACTGTAAGTCTTCACCCTGGAGGTACCCGGGTCGGGATCAGGGGCTGCCCTGGGAGAGCAGAGCTGAGCGGGGGTGTCGGGGAATGACGTGAAGTTCGTGTACAGAGATCGTCCTCTGGGTAGAGGGCCTGGGCCCCGGGACCGCCACCTGCCTCAAACTGCCCTTCTTGACAGGAATAGCGAGTCCGTGCTGCTTCAGACCCTAGAGCCTGCCGAGATCACGGACCCGAGGCTGTGCCAGATACCAGGAGTGAGGAAGATACTGGAAGGACTTCAAAGTAAGTTGACATCTGTTATGACATCCTACCGTAAATAAAGGTAAATTCCAGCTAGCTGAAGGATGTATGTAAAGGAGCGGGGAGTTTAAGAAGCTTACATACATTAGAAAGCTATCACAATAATTGTTGATCTTATGTTGAAAGGCTCTCCTGTGCAaatccttcaccttcttcccagGCTGGCCACGTAATTGCAGGCAGATTCTGCTGTTTAAAACTGTTAAACATCTAGGGGAAAACGGCGGTGTGTGTGACGAAGGATTATGTACGTCCTGCGCCCAGTTCTGCCTCTTCCCGAGTGTCCTGTCTGTGGATTCCCACAGTGCATGGCCTTTTGAGTCTGGCTCTGTCCCCGAGTGTGCGGCGTGGGAGGCGCATCCCCGTTTATTGCCTGTTCGGGAGCTTGTTCCTTTCGTCGTCCTGGGGCATCCACTGTAGGCGTGTACCGTAATCATCACGTGCGATTCTGCGCACGCTGATGTTGTTTCCAGCCTTGCGCTTATACACACAGTTCCTTACGGGGCTTTGGGTGGCCGTGGCTCCGTTTCCTTGGGTTGAACGGTTGCTCTGCGTCCTCGCCCGTGTTTGGTAGTATTGTTCCTTATCAGGGCTAACCCAGTAAGCATACGCTGGCACATCACTTCgatttttgatttgtgtttctgaaatgactaatgatattgagcatattttcatgggTTTACTTACCCTTTACTATTGTTCTTTTTTGAAGCATATCTATGAACATTTCCCAGTTTTAAAAGttgttgtgtattttcttactGAGATTTGTGATTTATTTAGATTCTGATTATAAATCCTTTATCAGACACGTGTTTTGCAAAGATTTCTCCTTGTGTTTGGTTTATATTATCATTTACCTAAGTCTTTCAAAGAGAAGTCTTAAATTTGGAAgctttcattagaaaaaaatatatcattttttttcttttatgactgCTTTTTGCatcttaagaaatttttttttgtcccaacaaagatttttctcccagaagtTTTACGGTTTTAGTTTGGATGTGTAGGCCTGTTACCTGCTTACAGTTGATGTTTCTTCGTGATTCAAGATACAGTACACGTCCCCTTTTTTGTGCGGGCCTGTCTCCAGTTGTTCCAGCTCGCTTGTTGAAAACACAGTCCTCCATTCAGTGACTTGGCGCCTGTGCTGGAAATCAGTTGGTGTGTATGATGAGCAAGTCTGTTTGGACTCTAAAAAAACCATTGGCCATAGCGTTTGTCTGCTTACCGTTTTGCTAATACCACACTGGCTTGACTGATGATTCCATAAGAGGTCATCAAACTGGGCATCGTGAGTTCTCTGAATTTGTCCTTTACAAAACAATTTTGGCTGCtctatattctttccttttcacatgaattttaaaggcagcttgttggcttttacaaaaaaaaaactcctggagttttcattgattttacatTGGTTATATGGATTAATTTAGGGATAAGATGATACAGCCTTTTATTTAGGTGGTCGTTGATTTCTCTTATCAGTGTTTTGTAGTCTTCAGCAAACAAATATTGTGCATATTTAATTAAATGGATCCCTAACTACTTTATTTTTAGTGCTATTATTAATGGTATTAAGTATCAATTTCTCATTcaaatttcatttagttttagatTATTACTAGTATAGAGAAaatactgatttgtgaatattgacattttattttatcactcTACTAAACTCATTTACTAGATCTACTGGATTCTATGGAATTGTCTGCAAAGATACTCTGATAACCTAGGAATacagtttcatttgtttctcttccatctgtaagtcttttctctgtttttctcactttattGTGCTGGCCAGGATGTCCAAAATGACACTGAGTAGAAGTGGCGAGAGATGTGTGCCTTGTTCTTGATCTTGGGGAAGAAGAAAGCATGAAGTCTTTCACCTTCAAGTTTGTTAAGTGGATGTTTTTCGTAGTTGGCCTTTCATCAAGCCAAGGGCATTCCCCTCCGTTCCTGGTTTGATAAAACCTTTTATCATGAACGGATGGTGAATATATTCCatgtgttttctgtatctataaaaaCGTTCACatggtttttcttcctctattaaTACGatgaattatattattttcatgtgtCAAACCAATGTTACATTCCCAAGGTAAACTCTTGGCAGtgatattttatccattttatatatttctggatTTAATGtgctaatatttttctaaagaactcTTGTATTTATGTTAATGGAGCATACTGGTCCatagctttcttttcttgttgacACTTCCGCTACTTCCATAGACACTTAAGTTAATTCActttagtattttcatttgtaGATAATCTCTGTGGTTCTTTGTCCAGTTCACTTGGCCTTACTGTTCAGTTTGCTACATCCTGTAGATATTTCTTAAGCGTTTCTCCCCCTCAAACATAGTAAGCAGAGTCTGTACTGGGGTAATTTCAGCGTTTGAGTTCTTCGGATTTGTTTCTGCTACTCTACTTGAGAGTGCTCCCTTActttgtgagtgtgtgtttcacgattttttttaaacaagcaagctttcctttccttttttccttagatgttacttttagaaattttttgAGGCCAAGAACAAAGGTGTGCATTCTTCCAGAAAggatttgcatttgtttctgccAGTCTTCTAGAAATGCTAAGAGCCAGGGGCAACGTGAAACTTAAAATCCAAGGCTTTGTGGCCTTCTAAGGCTGCTGTAATAATGACATGAATTGGGTTTCAGGCCCAGAGATTTAAGTTCCTTTGGCCATAAAGCTTGTGACTGGATTAATGTTAAAGAAGGTAAGAAATAAAGAGCCACTCCAGGTTTATGGCGTGATCAGCCTGAGTATCGAGTTTGCTGTTAACTGAAaacaggaagtggggggggggagcctgaGAGCTGCACTGTGGGTACAGTGTGGCTGAAAGGCCTGTGTGGCGTCCAGCTGGTATTTGGCAGCTTTTTTATGGGTGGAGTAAGTCATGAGCGTATAGAAGATATTTAACACTGGGGCTAGATGAAGTCACCTGGGGGAAGGAGGACAGGAAGTGGAAAGGGAGACCCAGGACCAAGCCGTGAAGAATCACTGTAGTTAGAGTCCgaacagagagaagagaacagTCAGAGATATGAAGGCAAGGAGCAGTTGCATTCAAGTATAAGGTAATACGTTAAGCTTTCTTGTTCTCAGCTTGATTTTTCTGGAGTAGTCTGGCAGGTTTTGTAGCCCCTGCTAATACCTTCACTTTGGATTTGCTCACTGCCAAGGGCACGCTGGCCGCAGTTCCTGGGCATCTGCGTCGCACCCTGGTGATAGGCAAGGTGAGGAGAGCCATTCAGGCACAGGGGACACACGACTCAGCTATTTTTGTTAGGAGGCTCCGTGCTGCCGGCTGCTCCAGGCTTGGAGAAGATCTCCAGGGGGCTGGAGTTGGGTCCCCAGTGATGTCTGCCTAGGACTGGGTGCCAGGACAGTTTTACAGCCGGGCCCAGTTCCTTCATGGTCTGAAAGGTACTTCCAGGCCTCTTTGTAGTCCGTTGTTCTTTGTCTAGTTCTGCCTCCGCGGACAACGCTGGGTATCCTTCCATCATCGTGTCGACCTTTCTCTCCTCGGAGGTCTTTTCTTGAAACAAAGCCTAGCGGTTCCTGTTGCTGGATTTCCCTGCGTGTCCTCTCCCGTGTCTGCTTCTGAGATGTGCCCCCCACTCCGGGAAGCCCCCGCGTGTCTCTGGCCCCGGCTGTGACGGACCCCTGAGTTAACCAAACCTCTCTCTCCCCGTAGGACCCATAACTCTGGACCCCACAACCGCTCACTCCTGCCTTCTCTTATCCGCGGATCTGAGAAGTGTCAGGTTCAGGGGCGTCCAGCAGAGCGTGCGCGGCCGCCCGGAGAGACTCGACTACAGCGCCTCGGTGCTGGGCGCCGAGATCTTCGCCTCGGGGAGGCACTACTGGGAGGTGGACGTGGAGAAGGCCACGGCCTGGCAGTTGGGTGTGTACGAAGACACCGCCCACGGACCGGACGGCATGTTCCAAGTGTCCGGAGAGAAATACCTGCTCACGGCGTCCATGATGGGAACCGAGTACACCTTCTGGGCCTTCCCCCCTCTCAAAAGGGTTTTCTCGGGAGAGCGCGTGCACAAGGTCGGCGTTTTCGTAGACCACAAGTACGGGCAGATAGCGTTCTATGATGTGACCAAGGGGCTCCTCATCTATAATTTCTCCCGTCTTGTCTTCCACGGAGCTGTCAggcctttgttttctctctgtttcccaaACGGAGGCAAAGATACAGACACCCTGACCATCTGCCTCCCGGAGGCCGATTCTTGTGCTGGTGCCGTtggccctcagccctcagccctccaGGTGTGAAACCTAAAACCACGAGATGCTCAAAAGTCAAGGGCCTGACTTTGCAAAAGAGTTTTTATTAAGTAATCCAATAAAAAGATTTCTTGCAGTGAGCTGGAACTCCGTTCCATACCTCCAGGGCCCTTGCATTGGCGTGGCTTTCCACGCCTATTTGGTGTAAGAGAGGCTACCTTTAAGCTGAGCCTTAACTGAAGTACCCCGAGCTAATTAGAACAGCAAATGCATGAGCAGCATAAGATTGGGAAGTCAGGGAAGAAACATAGTCTGGCATCCTTAGGATTAGGGTTAAGACTTGAGAGATTTCTGAAAACAGAATTAGGTATAATCAGGACTTCAGATTTGAAGATATCGTAGCTACGTGTGGAGTGCAGACACCCTATCGCTGGTGCTATTACTGGCAGTATCAAGACTTCGTAACATTTATCACTCCAAGTGGAGAACAACTTaatttccctaaatattttatcaGGTGAAAAGGGAGGTGTTGctaaaaaatgtgaatatttaaaaaataaatattctcctTTTTGTAGTTCTTAAAAGAAGCCTTGATACTTTGAAACACATTAAGTAATGCTGCCTTGTAATGCTCccgtctttctctgtttgacagTCCACTGAGAGACGTTTTTTTGTACGGCCTTGTCTGGGGTAGTCGTACGGTTCTGAGAAGTGGGTGACAACATATTTATGGGGGGGGGCTTTTATGTGAAAGGCTTATCAACTTTATATCCCTTACTATTTTTATCAACCTTTATGTATCTGTTAATATTATTCAGATgcacaaactgaggctcagcattGATTTTATTAAAGTTACGTAGCTGTTAAGTGTGTAGTAAGTAACAAGGATAATGAATTGTAATGAATTAAATCTGGATCAACCTACCAAAAAGCAAGCTCCGTCTTGAATCCTGTCACATAGGAACCTATTGTGTAAGTGTGACCTGTTAGGACAGCGGTCCATTTTTATTCGCCTTTCCTGAAAATGCAAGCCAGTTTctagaggaaggggaggaagtaTATGAGTTACACCTCTCTCTCGAGGTATTCTCTCTATGGACTAGGGAGTCTCTGTTCTTCAGGATGggcaaaataaaaggaacaaaaggcAAATATAAGAAAATAGCTTCTGTTGGGATGTGGGTAGGGatagttttatttacttctgttcgggggaaacatttttaattgaccATTTGAAATTCTCAAAATTTTCCTTTTAGACATCATGTGGatagtttgtgtgtgtgaagCAGTAGCTTAGAAAGAGTCTTTGCACACCTCACACGCAATCACGGGAAGTGGGGGGGAATGGAGCCCTCATCTCAGAAGTGGGTGCTGGGTGCGGTGAAGGGCTTAGAAGTGAGATCACCCCTTGGAGCACGGAGATGAGAAACTCAAAGCGACGGCCCTCAGACCCCTTCCCGACTTCCAGTTtctgagggaaaaggaaaaggtgaTGATTTATTGTATAGAGAAGTGTGAGAACTTGTAATAATTGTCACATGTCTGTATTGTCACTGAGGACATCGTCTAACAAACACTCAAGTTTTCTACAAAACCGTGCCTGCATTTGACTTCAGTGGTTACCATTTGATGAGAACCTGCACTGTGATGTTGTTACATGTTAACTCAGCGACTTATGTGGTAGAAAAAAACGCTCCCCAAAggtggtggttttattttgtccTGCGAAGTATTAACCAGTTTTGTATCTGACCTAAGCAATCTTATTTTAGCATTCTTTTATTGTCCTGATGATCTGCGTAACCTGCTTGGCGTTCCTTGTGGAACCAATTTTACTCTCTGCTTGGATCCCTAATTAATCACTGAGCTGAATAAAATCTTTGACACGTATCCATCTTCCAGTGTGTATGGGTTGTTTTTAGGCCTTTGAAGATAATACTTGGACACCACCCACTGACCTCTGCGTGAGGACACCCAGGGCATCCCTCCACTCACAAAGACACTGCGCCTGCAAGTCCCCGTACTTCGGGCAGCACTCTGCTCTTTCTGCTGATTCTGGCTCATTCGTTAGATCTTCCCTCAAGTGGCACTCCTCTTGGGCATCCTTAGAGGGGATCCTGGGAGATCACCGCAATAAAGACAGCTCTTGTTACCCAAAGCACAGCTGCAATGTTTTTTTATCTAGGTGGTCATTTGATTGTGTTCTCCCCTCTACCGTAAATTCCACGCGAGTAAGGACTGTCcgttttgattttttctttttcttttctgctgttaCATGGTTCCTAGCACATCCTTGCTCTCAGTGTGTATTCATTAAGAATGAGGGGGGAAGCAGGAAGTGTGGTAAATTACAGGACCGCACGGGTGGGGGTGGAATGGCCGAGTCACGGAGGAGAGGTGTGCCCGCATGGAAACGCCAAGGTGAGTGGGACCGCAGGTGAGGCTGTGGTGCAGTGTTCTGGGGCAGCCACAGCGAAGGGCCGCAAACGGGGCTTCAGTGTTAGAGATGTATTGTCTCATGTTCCCGAAGGCCCGCAATTCAAAACCAAGGTGTCAGCGGGGCCGGCGTTCCTGAGGACAGCCCCATGCTGACCTCACTTCTGGAAGGTTGCCGGTGGTCTTCGGCGGTCTTCGGCGGTCTTCGGCTCATGGACGGGTCACCTCCTCTGATGCTGCCTTCATTTGTTCTCCCTGTGATGCTGACTCTTTGCATGGCTgcttttttaattggttttttaAATAAGGGCACCGGTCATTCAGTTATACTGGATTAGGGGCTCACTCTACatttatgacctcattttaacatGACCCTGTTCCTAAGTAAGTTCacatgtgcgtgtgtgcacacatgtatgtgtgtgtgtgtgtagttgggACAATGACAATTCATCCCACATCAAATGGGTTAGTGTGAAAATGGCTCTTTACGTGCAGCAGCGGGTTTACCCACTGTGCTAAAATCCCCTGAGTTAAAGTCTCAAACTGTAGGCCCaccttcaccccccaccccacacgcaCACCAGTTACTTCAAAACCCCCGGTGGGAACCCAGGCATCACTTTTCCAAAGCTCCCTGGGTGAGTACAGAATGCAGCCAAGGCTAGAACTTCAGCAGCAGAGGCGAGAAACCGAAGACAGCTGGTCTGCTCTGCAGCTACGTCCTCTCAGGTGGCTGCCAATTCTAAGTCTTAAGATACCAAAATTTGAGGATAgtgctggggagctgggctgTGAGTTTGCAGATTAGTGTGAGTTTTGCAAGCTGCCTGATGACGAAGCGTGCTTGGTTCATGTGACTGGGACTGCCAGTCCAACTGCTGCTTCGGGAAGATGGTTGATGGGATAAGGTATAAGCGGAATTTGCATAGAGCTCAGTATCTGGTCTAAACCGGACCCAGGAAATCTTGGGCCGGAGGAGAAGCCTCCAGTGGTTTGGAACATTTAGGAGCATCTTACTATGCTGGTGAGATATCACTACCCTTAAAACACTTTGCATACGATAATAAGTTTTTTGGCCAGGGcacatttaagtaaaaaatcCAGTTTCACTCTGTAGTCATAACTTGGAAACAGTGCTCTGCACACATGTAGCAAAGTCAAGCTGTGAAATTCCCTGTAGCTGCACTACCGATACACTTCCAGCTTAAGAACTCAGGGAAGGCTCAAAGCTCATACCCACCCAAGCATACTCACAGCTTCCGTGGAGGTACAGGGCAGTCTGCTGAAATAATTCAGGTGAAAAAAGGGAAAGGCTGGTGACCTCACTGGAGGTAATTTTCTTGATCTTgtataaagcaagaaaaagaaagggagagaggaggaatttATGGGGGATTGGGAAGTTAGTGACTTGAAGctttgatttgttgattaggatATAATAAACATCAGTGGCACACCAAAGTTACAAAGCACATAGAGACTGGGGAAAGTTGCAGAAAGCTGCCTTTTCGTCGTTGTCTTGACAATTTAGCATGCCAAAGGATGGGGGCATTTGCCCTGGAGGAAACCAATGTGAGATTGTAGCTTACCCTActccagagagaggaaggaattctCTGGAGCAACAGACAATGGCAATAGAATGGCAAAAAGTGTGTTAAAATTCAACACTACATATTAGCATAATTTAAGTTTGTACTTACGTTATCTGCAAGGTGAGGTTCCAACCCAACCGCTGGTATGTGTTACTTCGCTAATTCTTTTAATTCTAAGaaatatatgctttttatttttatttttacaagacAGAAATATGCTAAAAATCACCAGGACAGGACACGAGGCAGGCTCTTGAGAAACCAGTTCCTTTAGTCAGGGACGGCGCTTCCCTGAGGGTATTCAGCGAGATAGCTGAAGCTGACtgcaggggaagggtggggcacgGCCAGGCCGTGCAGCTGTCCAAGGAAAATTCATGTTTTTCCAAAAGAAGAGGTTGATGGAAACTTAATGTGAAGTCATTTGCACGAACTGGATTTACGTATTGGTGTCATACAACTCTCAGTCAGAAAAGTTTCAGATCTTACgtgaatgtttttttctgaatgagtATTTCAGTCAGCTTTGTGTTCATGCTAGTGCGCACTCCCTAATCGGCTCCAGGTTACCCTGTACTGTGTCTCCTGTTTCTCATAGGAGAACTATGTGGTCCGCCCAGGTGCCTAGAGACACCAGGGGATCTTCTCTCTGAAAGAGGGGGTGGGTCTGAAGGCCTCGGCTTACTCCAGGCAGTACCCTTAACTCTAGTTCTTCAGCTTACGAAATGACTGAAGCTAAAATCTATTGACATTGAGATTCAGCACTTCAAAGAACTAGTGAACTTTAGTCCAGGGACTATAAATGCTAATATCCTCAGAGGTTAGACTACCCTCCCATTCCCTGTGGAGTTAGATTTCTTATTCTGGAGAGAAGAGTAGAGACACTAGTTTCCTGGGTCCACCGTAATCTGGGAAACAGGACGAGTTGTGTGACACACTTCACCTTTTTAGGCCGAACCCTCTTTGTAAAAACTTATGAAAAAGACATGTGAATATCCACCAGTAATGCCCACTCCGAATTTGAACCAACCACATTTCCAAATGTGCCAACCTCTTAGGAACCCAGTGTTTTATATGAGCTTCACaggttcactttattttttt
It includes:
- the TRIML2 gene encoding probable E3 ubiquitin-protein ligase TRIML2: MFKWPSPELQGNIPEENYCQKHLELLLLFCEDDQVTLCGQCLLSEDHKNHTVYGIKEAAENYRKLFRDLVYALKEKLEATKVLVTEEQEKMVIIQGEERDFREVIEAEYKMIFRLMTEESDSNLQGPTFNLNFRKATPTQKMAFVAELEGKFQETLRRLSDLGKENMRKLQESELRLYELIYGFHVTIIELERRCKEPPIYLLKNARECFKLNSESVLLQTLEPAEITDPRLCQIPGVRKILEGLQRPITLDPTTAHSCLLLSADLRSVRFRGVQQSVRGRPERLDYSASVLGAEIFASGRHYWEVDVEKATAWQLGVYEDTAHGPDGMFQVSGEKYLLTASMMGTEYTFWAFPPLKRVFSGERVHKVGVFVDHKYGQIAFYDVTKGLLIYNFSRLVFHGAVRPLFSLCFPNGGKDTDTLTICLPEADSCAGAVGPQPSALQV